One Corynebacterium efficiens YS-314 DNA segment encodes these proteins:
- a CDS encoding HNH endonuclease signature motif containing protein, producing MVTAGGTTMTTVTTDTTPYYYTVNNPTDPMAVHMTTIRQTDYLAWEQILPDEDADFEHTVATLSISTGLTRNRVTQIILALYQLRDLPGLHALQHDLFHLDTQRLIAICNALFGLNPDHLATVDDHLTDYLTPTTPNQVLPSARAISNKIAAIRDMLDDPRATNTTPGTKEVHISPNPDGTTDLQATLDPVDATLIDDAIRNHANATGKTAAEALVDLILGKATVTVDLHLYTASDLADAPVWAGGIGWLDSCTGEKWTARATRTHDMDKARDKHLNGHDPCHALKAAVKGRDGTCRFPGCTAKAINCDCDHRVNHEDGGGTCVHNLCSLCRHHHNDKTNGRITYFMDPITGIVIWLLADGTWAVTVPEGPLTPTGARWAQTVSQYRTKHRQRWAAAAKAEATEETTQTTGGQDDEPPF from the coding sequence ATGGTCACCGCAGGGGGTACCACCATGACCACCGTCACCACCGACACGACACCGTACTACTACACCGTCAACAACCCCACCGACCCCATGGCCGTCCACATGACCACCATCCGCCAGACGGACTACCTGGCCTGGGAACAGATCCTCCCCGATGAGGACGCCGACTTCGAACACACCGTGGCCACACTGTCCATCTCCACCGGCCTGACCCGCAACCGCGTCACCCAGATCATCCTGGCCCTCTACCAACTCCGGGACCTACCCGGCCTCCATGCCCTCCAGCATGACCTGTTCCACCTCGACACCCAACGCCTGATTGCCATCTGCAACGCCCTGTTCGGTCTCAACCCCGACCACCTGGCCACAGTCGATGACCATCTCACCGACTACCTCACCCCGACCACACCCAATCAGGTCCTGCCCTCCGCCCGGGCCATCTCCAACAAGATCGCGGCCATCCGGGACATGCTCGATGATCCCCGGGCGACCAACACCACCCCGGGCACCAAGGAGGTCCACATCTCGCCCAACCCCGATGGCACCACCGATCTCCAGGCCACCCTCGACCCGGTTGATGCCACACTCATCGACGACGCCATCCGTAACCACGCCAACGCCACCGGGAAGACCGCCGCCGAGGCCCTCGTGGACCTCATCCTCGGCAAGGCCACCGTCACGGTGGATCTGCATCTCTACACCGCCTCCGATCTCGCCGATGCCCCGGTGTGGGCCGGTGGGATCGGCTGGCTTGATTCCTGCACCGGGGAGAAATGGACCGCCCGGGCCACCCGGACCCATGACATGGACAAAGCCAGGGATAAACACCTCAACGGTCATGATCCGTGTCATGCCCTCAAGGCTGCGGTGAAGGGACGCGACGGAACCTGCCGGTTCCCGGGATGCACCGCCAAGGCGATCAACTGCGACTGCGATCACCGCGTCAACCACGAGGATGGCGGTGGTACCTGCGTGCACAACCTGTGCAGCCTGTGCCGACACCACCACAACGACAAGACCAACGGCCGGATCACCTACTTCATGGACCCGATCACCGGGATCGTCATCTGGCTCCTTGCTGATGGCACCTGGGCGGTGACCGTCCCGGAGGGGCCATTGACACCGACGGGGGCGAGATGGGCGCAGACGGTCTCACAGTACCGCACCAAACACCGTCAGCGCTGGGCGGCGGCTGCGAAAGCGGAAGCCACCGAAGAGACGACCCAGACGACAGGAGGCCAGGATGATGAACCACCGTTCTAG
- a CDS encoding primosomal protein N' produces MANPRVPAPEVPVARVLPLLGLPHLDRLFDYRISADQHEDARPGVRVRIRFGGRLVDAILIDRTGHTDHAGELAWLDRVISPVVVYPEQTARLIESLTDRYGGVRSDLIRSAIPTRHAGAEDSDISTPWHDLGAVTEPDLSSWSAYQYGQSFVDAVLAGTTARAAWQIAPGDDWALAVASLAVKVVKDGGGALIVVPDQRDVDKLEAALRALVAAKQVTVLNSGLGPQARYRRFLSVLSGQGRLVVGTRSAAFAPVADLKLTVILGDGDDNLVDPRAPYVHAREVLTTRSALEGSSLIIGGHTRTAETQLLVEAGWAHDLVAPRETIRTRMPRIQAVGDSDFELERDPLARSARLPGLAFRAVRDTLSRNEPVLIQVPRKGYVPTLACGNCRTPARCRHCNGPVGLPQSDQHQAAVPTCRWCGRPDTRFRCQACGSPKLRAVVLGAERTAEELGRAFPSTRIITSGGNRVVDHIDYRACIVVSTPGAEPAVHTGVDCYSGDTSRGAYGACLLLDTWALMGRQDLRATEDTLQKWAAAATLVHSHIHGGHVVVVADPSLAVVQSLIRWDMVGAAASELASRREVRFPPAVHMAAIDGAAAALDSFVELVELPAHAEVLGPVDLPPGVTLPGEYDEARFGPPQRMLIRTPLGPRSELGRALRSAQVARAARKNDLPLRVQMDPIHIG; encoded by the coding sequence ATGGCCAATCCCCGCGTCCCCGCTCCAGAAGTACCGGTGGCGCGGGTTCTGCCTCTTCTGGGCCTGCCACACCTGGACCGGCTGTTCGACTACCGGATCTCCGCCGACCAGCATGAGGACGCCCGACCCGGCGTGCGGGTGCGCATCCGCTTCGGCGGCAGGCTTGTCGACGCCATCCTCATCGACCGCACCGGTCATACCGATCACGCAGGCGAACTGGCCTGGCTCGACCGGGTGATCTCACCGGTGGTGGTCTACCCGGAACAGACCGCCCGCCTCATCGAATCCCTCACCGACAGATACGGTGGGGTCCGGTCCGATCTCATCCGCTCCGCCATCCCCACCCGCCACGCCGGCGCTGAGGACTCAGACATCTCCACCCCCTGGCATGACCTGGGTGCGGTGACGGAACCCGATCTGTCCTCCTGGTCCGCCTATCAGTACGGGCAGTCCTTCGTCGACGCCGTGCTCGCCGGGACCACGGCCCGCGCGGCCTGGCAGATCGCCCCCGGTGATGACTGGGCTCTTGCGGTGGCCTCACTGGCGGTCAAGGTGGTCAAGGACGGTGGCGGTGCCCTGATCGTGGTGCCGGATCAGCGGGACGTCGACAAGCTTGAGGCGGCACTGCGCGCCCTCGTCGCCGCGAAACAGGTGACGGTGCTCAACTCGGGGCTCGGGCCACAGGCCCGGTACCGCCGGTTCCTGTCGGTGCTCAGCGGGCAGGGCCGTCTCGTGGTCGGAACACGTAGCGCCGCGTTCGCCCCGGTCGCGGATCTCAAACTCACGGTGATCCTGGGCGATGGTGATGACAACCTGGTGGATCCGCGCGCCCCGTATGTCCACGCCCGTGAGGTTTTAACCACCCGTTCCGCGCTGGAGGGGAGTTCGCTGATCATCGGTGGGCACACCCGCACCGCGGAAACCCAGCTGCTGGTGGAAGCCGGGTGGGCACATGACCTGGTCGCACCGCGGGAGACCATCCGCACCCGCATGCCCCGGATCCAGGCCGTCGGCGACTCCGATTTCGAACTCGAACGTGATCCGTTGGCCCGTTCCGCCCGTCTCCCGGGCCTGGCGTTCCGGGCCGTCCGGGATACCCTCAGCCGCAATGAACCGGTCCTCATCCAGGTTCCCCGCAAGGGTTATGTGCCCACCCTGGCCTGCGGGAACTGCCGGACCCCCGCGCGGTGCCGCCACTGTAACGGCCCCGTCGGCCTGCCCCAGTCGGATCAGCACCAGGCCGCTGTGCCCACCTGCCGCTGGTGTGGTCGCCCCGACACCCGTTTCCGTTGCCAGGCGTGTGGGTCACCGAAGCTGCGTGCGGTGGTGTTGGGTGCGGAACGTACCGCGGAGGAACTCGGGCGTGCCTTCCCCTCCACCCGTATCATCACCTCGGGTGGAAACCGCGTGGTCGACCACATCGACTACCGGGCCTGCATCGTGGTGTCCACACCCGGTGCGGAACCGGCGGTGCACACGGGTGTGGACTGCTACAGCGGGGACACTTCCCGTGGGGCCTATGGTGCCTGCCTGCTGCTGGACACCTGGGCCCTGATGGGCAGGCAGGATCTCCGCGCGACGGAGGACACCCTGCAGAAGTGGGCGGCGGCGGCCACACTGGTGCATTCCCATATCCACGGCGGTCATGTCGTGGTGGTGGCGGATCCCTCCCTCGCGGTGGTGCAGTCCCTGATCCGGTGGGACATGGTGGGGGCAGCCGCCTCCGAGCTCGCCTCGCGCCGGGAGGTCAGGTTCCCGCCAGCTGTCCACATGGCGGCCATCGACGGTGCCGCCGCGGCGCTCGACAGTTTCGTGGAACTGGTGGAACTGCCCGCCCATGCCGAGGTGCTCGGGCCGGTGGATCTTCCCCCGGGGGTCACGCTACCCGGTGAATATGATGAGGCGCGTTTCGGGCCCCCGCAGCGCATGCTCATCCGGACCCCGCTGGGGCCACGCTCCGAACTGGGCAGGGCACTGCGCTCGGCACAGGTGGCGCGGGCGGCCCGCAAGAATGACCTGCCGCTGCGTGTGCAGATGGACCCGATCCACATCGGGTAA
- the metK gene encoding methionine adenosyltransferase codes for MSQPTAVRLFTSESVTEGHPDKICDAISDTILDALLTADPLSRVAVETVVTTGIVHVVGEVRTSGYVEIPQLVRRKLIEIGFTSSDVGFDGRTCGVSVSIGEQSQEIADGVDTSQEARGDGHFEEDDRAGAGDQGLMFGYATNETPEFMPLPIAVAHRLARRLTQVRKEGIVPHLRPDGKTQVTFAYDADDNPSHLDTVVISTQHDPEVDSAWLEVQLREHVIDWVIRDAGLEHLATGEITVLINPSGSFILGGPMGDAGLTGRKIIVDTYGGMARHGGGAFSGKDPSKVDRSAAYAMRWVAKNIVAAGLADRAEVQVAYAIGRAKPVGLYVETFDTAREGLTDEQIQAAVSQVFDLRPAAIIRELDLLRPIYAQTAAYGHFGRTDLDLPWEATNRTGRLREALGLK; via the coding sequence GTGTCCCAGCCAACCGCAGTTCGTTTGTTCACCAGTGAGTCAGTGACGGAAGGACACCCGGACAAGATCTGCGATGCGATCTCAGACACCATCCTCGATGCCCTGCTGACCGCGGACCCCCTGTCCCGTGTCGCCGTCGAGACCGTGGTCACCACCGGTATCGTCCATGTGGTGGGCGAGGTCCGGACCAGTGGCTATGTGGAGATCCCACAGCTGGTGCGCCGGAAACTCATCGAGATCGGCTTCACCTCCTCCGATGTCGGTTTCGACGGCCGCACCTGCGGTGTCTCCGTCTCCATCGGTGAGCAGTCCCAGGAGATCGCCGATGGCGTGGACACCTCCCAGGAGGCCCGGGGCGACGGCCACTTCGAGGAGGATGACCGCGCCGGTGCGGGTGACCAGGGCCTGATGTTCGGTTATGCCACCAATGAGACCCCGGAGTTCATGCCCCTGCCGATCGCCGTGGCACACCGTCTGGCACGCCGGTTGACCCAGGTCCGCAAGGAGGGCATCGTCCCGCACCTGCGTCCCGACGGCAAGACCCAGGTCACCTTCGCCTACGATGCCGATGACAACCCCTCCCACCTGGACACCGTGGTCATCTCCACCCAGCACGATCCGGAGGTCGACAGCGCCTGGCTGGAGGTACAGCTGCGTGAACACGTCATCGACTGGGTGATCCGGGACGCCGGTCTCGAGCACCTGGCCACCGGGGAGATCACCGTTCTAATCAACCCGTCGGGGTCCTTCATCCTGGGCGGCCCCATGGGTGATGCCGGTCTGACCGGCCGCAAGATCATCGTGGACACCTATGGCGGCATGGCCCGCCACGGTGGTGGAGCCTTCTCCGGCAAGGACCCCTCAAAGGTGGACCGTTCCGCCGCCTACGCCATGCGCTGGGTGGCCAAGAACATCGTGGCTGCAGGCCTCGCCGACCGGGCGGAGGTCCAGGTCGCCTACGCCATCGGCCGCGCCAAGCCGGTGGGGCTGTACGTGGAGACCTTCGACACCGCCCGGGAGGGTCTGACCGATGAGCAGATCCAGGCAGCGGTCAGCCAGGTGTTCGATCTGCGCCCGGCTGCCATCATCCGTGAACTGGACCTGCTGCGTCCGATCTATGCCCAGACCGCGGCCTATGGTCACTTCGGTCGCACCGACCTGGATCTGCCCTGGGAGGCCACCAACCGCACCGGTCGACTCCGTGAGGCGCTCGGCCTGAAGTAG
- the coaBC gene encoding bifunctional phosphopantothenoylcysteine decarboxylase/phosphopantothenate--cysteine ligase CoaBC — MTQQRVSEQVQSIPESTRRVVVGVAGGIAAYKACHIIRAFKEAGDDVRVVPTEAALSFVGRATFEALSGNPVSTTVFDDVDQVQHVRVGQEADLIVIAPATADLMARLAMGRADDLLTATVLVATCPVVLAPAMHTEMWFNPATVANVATLRERNITVIEPAHGRLTGKDTGPGRLPDPEQIVEIANAAAGGVTFNQDLAGKRVLITAGGTQEHIDPVRYIGNSSSGRQGYALGEVAAQRGARVTIIAGNTVELPTPAGAEIVDVTSTGDMFTEVQERAGESDIIIMAAAVADFRPDTQADSKLKKGADEGALTTVHLVENLDILKTTVRRREEGELASDPVIVGFAAETGDAETSALDYARAKLERKGCDLLMCNEVGHGKVFGQTRNEGWILTADGGVTEVPQGTKLEVAARILDAAVAVER, encoded by the coding sequence ATGACGCAGCAGCGTGTGAGTGAACAGGTCCAGTCAATCCCCGAGTCGACACGCCGGGTGGTCGTCGGTGTCGCCGGTGGCATCGCAGCCTACAAGGCCTGTCACATCATCCGCGCCTTCAAGGAGGCGGGGGATGATGTCCGGGTGGTCCCCACCGAGGCCGCCCTGAGTTTCGTCGGTAGGGCGACCTTCGAGGCATTGTCTGGTAATCCCGTCTCCACCACGGTGTTCGACGATGTGGATCAGGTGCAGCACGTCCGTGTCGGCCAGGAGGCCGATCTGATTGTCATCGCCCCCGCCACGGCTGACCTGATGGCCCGTCTCGCGATGGGCCGTGCGGATGATCTGTTGACTGCCACTGTGCTGGTGGCCACCTGCCCGGTGGTTCTCGCCCCGGCCATGCACACGGAGATGTGGTTCAACCCGGCCACCGTGGCCAATGTTGCCACCCTTCGGGAACGGAATATCACCGTCATCGAACCCGCCCATGGCCGTTTGACCGGAAAGGACACCGGTCCGGGACGTCTGCCGGATCCGGAACAGATCGTGGAGATCGCGAATGCAGCCGCCGGTGGGGTCACCTTCAACCAGGATCTGGCGGGTAAACGGGTTCTCATCACCGCCGGTGGCACCCAGGAGCATATCGACCCGGTGCGCTATATCGGCAACAGCTCCTCCGGCAGGCAGGGGTACGCGCTCGGGGAGGTGGCTGCCCAGCGGGGTGCACGGGTGACCATCATCGCCGGCAATACGGTGGAACTGCCGACCCCGGCGGGGGCGGAGATCGTGGACGTCACCTCCACCGGGGATATGTTCACTGAGGTGCAGGAACGGGCAGGGGAGTCCGACATCATCATCATGGCGGCCGCCGTGGCGGATTTCCGCCCGGATACCCAGGCTGATTCCAAACTGAAGAAGGGCGCTGATGAGGGGGCGTTGACCACCGTGCACCTGGTGGAGAACCTGGACATTCTGAAAACCACGGTCCGTCGCAGGGAAGAAGGTGAGCTCGCCTCTGATCCCGTGATCGTCGGGTTCGCCGCCGAGACCGGTGATGCAGAGACCAGTGCGTTGGATTACGCGCGCGCCAAACTTGAGCGCAAGGGCTGTGACCTGCTGATGTGTAATGAGGTCGGGCATGGGAAAGTCTTCGGGCAGACGCGGAACGAGGGGTGGATCCTGACCGCGGACGGTGGTGTGACCGAGGTTCCCCAAGGCACCAAGTTGGAGGTGGCCGCGCGCATCCTGGATGCCGCTGTGGCAGTGGAACGCTGA
- the rpoZ gene encoding DNA-directed RNA polymerase subunit omega, with amino-acid sequence MGITAPPIDELLDKVTSKYALVIFAAKRARQINSYYQQADEGVFEFIGPLVTPQPGEKPLSIALREINVGLLDHEEG; translated from the coding sequence ATGGGCATCACCGCCCCTCCGATCGATGAACTGCTGGACAAGGTCACCTCAAAGTACGCCCTCGTGATCTTCGCCGCCAAGCGTGCACGACAGATCAACAGCTACTACCAGCAGGCGGATGAAGGTGTCTTCGAGTTCATCGGACCCCTCGTTACCCCGCAGCCGGGTGAGAAGCCACTGTCCATCGCTCTGCGTGAGATCAATGTCGGCCTCCTCGACCACGAGGAAGGCTAG
- the gmk gene encoding guanylate kinase, whose protein sequence is MSGDKPHGRLVILAGPSAVGKSTVVDRLRSDVPNLYFSVSMTTRDPRPGEVDGRDYFYVTAQEFQEKIDRGEMLEWADIHGGLQRSGTPAEPVRQAREEGRPVLVEVDLVGARNIARLIPEAETIFLAPPSWEVLVERLTGRGTESQDVINRRLETAREELAAQSEFKHVIINDDVDTAVSAIKAVLLGT, encoded by the coding sequence GTGTCCGGCGATAAACCACACGGAAGGCTCGTGATTCTGGCGGGCCCCTCGGCAGTCGGAAAGTCGACTGTGGTGGATCGCCTCCGTAGTGACGTTCCCAACCTGTACTTCAGTGTGTCCATGACCACCCGTGATCCCCGTCCGGGTGAGGTGGATGGCAGAGATTATTTCTATGTCACCGCACAGGAGTTCCAGGAAAAGATCGACCGTGGGGAGATGCTCGAATGGGCGGATATCCACGGCGGTCTGCAGCGGTCGGGCACTCCCGCCGAGCCTGTTCGACAGGCTCGTGAGGAGGGGCGCCCTGTTCTCGTCGAGGTTGACCTCGTCGGGGCCCGCAATATCGCCCGTCTGATACCCGAGGCTGAAACCATCTTCCTGGCACCACCCTCCTGGGAGGTCCTGGTTGAGAGGTTGACCGGTCGGGGGACTGAAAGTCAGGACGTCATCAATCGCAGGCTGGAAACCGCACGCGAGGAATTGGCAGCACAGAGTGAGTTCAAGCACGTCATCATCAATGATGATGTGGATACGGCCGTCTCGGCCATCAAGGCTGTTCTCCTCGGCACTTAG
- the mihF gene encoding integration host factor, actinobacterial type, whose amino-acid sequence MALPQLTDEQRKAALAKAAEARKARAELKENLKRGNTNLKEVLDKAETDEIIGKTKVSALLEALPKVGKVKAKEIMDELGIAQTRRLRGLGDRQRRALLERFGFED is encoded by the coding sequence GTGGCCCTTCCACAGTTGACCGACGAGCAGCGCAAGGCGGCACTTGCCAAGGCAGCCGAGGCACGCAAGGCACGCGCCGAGCTCAAGGAGAACCTGAAGCGCGGCAACACCAACCTCAAGGAGGTCCTGGACAAGGCAGAGACCGATGAGATCATCGGTAAGACCAAGGTCTCCGCACTGCTCGAGGCTCTTCCGAAGGTCGGTAAGGTCAAGGCCAAGGAGATCATGGATGAGCTGGGTATCGCCCAGACCCGTCGTCTCCGCGGTCTCGGTGACCGTCAGCGTCGTGCGCTCCTCGAGCGTTTCGGATTCGAGGACTAA
- the pyrF gene encoding orotidine-5'-phosphate decarboxylase: protein MTQTFGENLLDAASTRGRLCVGIDPHESLLRAWGLPVDATGLAEFSRICVEAFADTVALVKPQVAFYERFGSRGFAVLEETIGTLRERGCLVVSDAKRGDIGSTMAGYATAWLDPGSPLSSDAVTVSPYLGFGSLQPVFDLAEEHGRGVFVLAATSNPEARVLQDQTDASGVSISQQIVNEAAALNAPHLAQHRAGNIGVVVGATLTDPPALSGLNGAILMPGVGTQGGTAQDVGTIAGDMAHLAFPNVSRAVLAQGPDVGNLRVAVSETAAEFPGFPRS from the coding sequence TTGACGCAGACGTTCGGAGAAAATCTCCTCGACGCCGCGTCCACCCGTGGCCGGCTATGTGTGGGTATCGATCCCCATGAGAGCCTCCTGCGGGCCTGGGGGCTCCCGGTCGATGCGACGGGACTGGCGGAGTTCTCCCGCATCTGTGTGGAGGCGTTCGCCGACACCGTCGCACTGGTCAAACCCCAGGTGGCGTTCTATGAGCGCTTCGGTTCACGTGGGTTTGCGGTTCTGGAGGAGACCATCGGTACCCTGCGTGAACGGGGGTGTCTGGTGGTCTCGGACGCCAAGCGCGGGGATATCGGATCCACCATGGCCGGTTATGCCACGGCCTGGCTGGATCCCGGTTCACCGCTGTCCAGTGATGCCGTGACGGTCTCACCGTATCTCGGTTTCGGTTCACTCCAGCCGGTCTTCGACCTGGCGGAGGAACACGGCAGGGGAGTATTCGTCCTCGCCGCCACCTCGAACCCGGAGGCACGTGTGCTCCAGGATCAGACCGATGCCTCTGGGGTGAGTATCTCCCAGCAGATCGTCAATGAGGCTGCCGCGCTCAATGCACCCCACCTGGCGCAGCACCGGGCCGGCAATATCGGTGTGGTGGTCGGGGCAACCCTGACCGATCCACCGGCGCTGTCCGGGTTGAATGGAGCCATCCTCATGCCCGGTGTCGGGACCCAGGGCGGCACGGCGCAAGACGTGGGAACCATCGCCGGGGACATGGCCCACCTGGCGTTCCCGAACGTGTCCCGGGCCGTGTTGGCGCAGGGGCCGGATGTGGGAAATCTGCGGGTCGCGGTGTCGGAAACCGCCGCCGAGTTTCCGGGTTTCCCCAGGTCATAG